The DNA sequence AAATGGAAATGGAATTGGTTATAATTATTTAAGCATACGTGGATTTGATCAAAGAAGAATTTCTGTTTCTGTAAATGGAATCCCTCAGAATGATCCTGAAGATCACAATATTTATTGGCTTGATTTACCAGATTTATTGGAAAGTACTGAATTAATTCAAGTGCAAAGAGGAGCCGGTGCTGGCTCAATTGGATATCCATCAATTGGCGGTTCAATCAATATTATTACTTCACCATTTTCGGATAAACCAAATTTTGATTTATCATTTTCGGCCGGAAGTTATTACACAAAAAAGTATAGTGCAAAATTTTCAAGCGGTTTAATTGAAAATAAATATTCTATTTATGCAAAACTTTCTAAAATTTTAAGTGATGGTTATAGACAAAAAAGTTGGGTGGATTTTAATTCGTATCATATTTCTGCGGCGAGGTATGATAAAAATTTAACAACGCAAATAAATTTTTTCGGCGGACCAATTTCTGATGGATTAGCTTATACCGGATTACCAAAATTTGCAATTAAGAATAAGGAATTGAGAAAGGAGAATTTGTCTTATTGGGAAGCTGACAAAAATTTATATACTTACAAAGTTGAAAGAAAATCCTCTGAAATAGAAAACTTTTCTCAGCCTCATTTTGAAGTTTTGAATGAGTTTAAAATCACAAATAATCTAACAATAAATAGTGCACTTTTTCTTGTAATTGGTGAAGGATTTTTTAACTATGATGGCTCATGGTCAATTTATTATGATGATTATTTTAGATTAAAAGAAAATGGTTTTGATTCTACACTTGCTCCGCAAAATGCAATAATTCATGCAGAAGTTAAAAATAAACAATGGGGATTTATACCAAGAATAACTTGGGAGCATAATAATGGTGAGTTTGTTGCCGGATTAGAATATAGAAATCATAAATCAAAACATTGGGGAAATATTAGATTTGCAGAAAATATTCCCGCAAATGTATCTCAGAATTATCAATATTATTATTATGAAGGCGGAAAAGATATAGTTAATTTTTTTCTAAATGAAAATTATAATTTAACAGAAAACTTAAATTTAATGGCAGAAATTCAACTTTCATTTCACGAGTATAAGTTATTGAATGAAAAGTATTTAGATAATTCTATTTCAATTAACGATTTATATCTGAATCCAAGATTTGGATTAAATTACGCGTTTAATAATTCAATAAATTCCTATTTTTCAATTGCAAAAGTTACACGTGAACCAAGATTAAAAAATTATTACGATGCCGCTGAATCAAGCGCTGGTGAAACTCCACAATTTGAATTAGATAATTTTGGTAATTATAATTTCGATAAACCTTTAGTTAAACCGGAAGTTATGACTGACATTGAAATGGGAGCACGTATATCAAAAAGTAACTTTGGATTAAATGTAAATTTATTTTATATGCTTTTTAAAGATGAAATTGTGAAGCAAGGTCAGTTAGACAGATTTGGTCAGCCAATAACCGGAAATGTTGATGAAACAATTCACTCTGGAATTGAAATGGAAGGGAACGTAAAATTCTTATCCAACTTTGAAATTATTTTAAATTCTTCATTCAGTAAAAATTATATTAACAAAGGAATTTCGTTTATTACATTTGAAGATGAATTAGGAAATTCAGTTTCAAAAAATATTGATCTTTCAAATAATTCAATTTCCGGATTTCCAGATTTAACTTTTAATGCAATTGTAAAAATGAATTTTGAAAATATGGATATTCAACTTAGCGGTAAATATGTTGGAAAATATTTTTCAGATATTTATGATAAAAAATTAGATAAACTAATTTTAGAAAATCCCGGTTTTGTATCTTATTTTGATAATGAAGTTGACCCTTATTTTGTAATGAATATTTTTGGTAGTTATAATTTTGAATTAAATTCATTTTTGAAATCTGCAAAAGTTTTTTTACAAGTTAATAATATTTTCGATGAACTTTATGCTGCTTATGCAACAGGCGGTGATTTTTATCCCGCAGCAGAAAGAAATATTTTAGCCGGAGTAAAATTTGGTTTATAATTTTTCAATAATAATTTGACAAATTTATAAGTA is a window from the Ignavibacteriota bacterium genome containing:
- a CDS encoding TonB-dependent receptor, giving the protein MKHILIYLFVLTNLIFSQEINISGTVLDGKTKLPLTSANVFLSKNNIGVVTDFDGKFLIKSKIIPNDSLVISYIGYKTYKTELQEFLNSNRIIELEWIDYKLQSIIVSAIISDEKKSPTSFSKISKKEIEENYSVQDVPEYLSYLPSTTSYSENGNGIGYNYLSIRGFDQRRISVSVNGIPQNDPEDHNIYWLDLPDLLESTELIQVQRGAGAGSIGYPSIGGSINIITSPFSDKPNFDLSFSAGSYYTKKYSAKFSSGLIENKYSIYAKLSKILSDGYRQKSWVDFNSYHISAARYDKNLTTQINFFGGPISDGLAYTGLPKFAIKNKELRKENLSYWEADKNLYTYKVERKSSEIENFSQPHFEVLNEFKITNNLTINSALFLVIGEGFFNYDGSWSIYYDDYFRLKENGFDSTLAPQNAIIHAEVKNKQWGFIPRITWEHNNGEFVAGLEYRNHKSKHWGNIRFAENIPANVSQNYQYYYYEGGKDIVNFFLNENYNLTENLNLMAEIQLSFHEYKLLNEKYLDNSISINDLYLNPRFGLNYAFNNSINSYFSIAKVTREPRLKNYYDAAESSAGETPQFELDNFGNYNFDKPLVKPEVMTDIEMGARISKSNFGLNVNLFYMLFKDEIVKQGQLDRFGQPITGNVDETIHSGIEMEGNVKFLSNFEIILNSSFSKNYINKGISFITFEDELGNSVSKNIDLSNNSISGFPDLTFNAIVKMNFENMDIQLSGKYVGKYFSDIYDKKLDKLILENPGFVSYFDNEVDPYFVMNIFGSYNFELNSFLKSAKVFLQVNNIFDELYAAYATGGDFYPAAERNILAGVKFGL